A genomic region of Paenibacillus sp. PL2-23 contains the following coding sequences:
- the nadE gene encoding ammonia-dependent NAD(+) synthetase, which produces MTLQEQIIERLGVQPSINPEEEVRKRVDFLKRYVLDSGTTGLLIAISGGIDSAVATGLCKRATDELSEETGKAYMTLGVFQPYGEQSDIADSYAVAEAFGLTHKVETNIGEAVDEIALEVEHSFKALGMPRHISRGGKGNVKARTRMVMQYALAFDLNLLVVGTDHASEAITGFYTKWGDGAVDITPLSTLNKRQVRQLAAYLGVPDSVLKKAPTAGLWEGQTDEDELGIKYDDNSDYLEGKAVAPAVSEKLEKQYLKTEHKRSPIPGI; this is translated from the coding sequence ATGACCCTACAAGAGCAAATCATTGAGCGTCTTGGCGTACAGCCCTCCATCAATCCCGAGGAGGAGGTTCGCAAGCGCGTTGACTTCCTGAAGCGTTATGTGCTGGACTCCGGCACGACGGGGCTGCTGATTGCAATCAGCGGCGGAATCGACAGCGCGGTGGCGACTGGCTTATGCAAGCGAGCGACGGATGAGCTGTCGGAGGAGACGGGCAAGGCGTATATGACGCTTGGCGTATTCCAGCCTTACGGCGAGCAATCCGATATTGCGGACAGCTACGCGGTAGCGGAAGCGTTCGGACTGACTCACAAGGTAGAGACGAATATCGGCGAAGCGGTTGACGAAATCGCGCTGGAGGTTGAACACTCCTTCAAGGCGCTTGGCATGCCACGGCATATTAGCCGCGGCGGCAAAGGCAACGTCAAGGCCAGAACGCGTATGGTCATGCAGTATGCGCTGGCTTTCGATCTGAATCTGCTGGTCGTTGGCACGGATCACGCTTCCGAGGCCATTACGGGCTTCTACACGAAGTGGGGCGACGGGGCGGTTGACATTACGCCGCTCAGCACGCTGAACAAGCGTCAGGTTCGCCAGTTAGCGGCTTACCTGGGAGTGCCGGACAGCGTGCTTAAGAAGGCGCCGACAGCAGGTCTATGGGAAGGCCAGACGGACGAGGATGAGCTTGGAATCAAGTATGACGACAACAGCGACTACCTGGAAGGCAAGGCTGTAGCGCCTGCGGTCAGCGAGAAGCTGGAGAAGCAATATTTGAAGACGGAGCACAAACGTTCGCCGATCCCCGGGATCTAA
- a CDS encoding BrxA/BrxB family bacilliredoxin has product MSMSFERYMMDMIQPMRDDLTKLGIQELRTPEEVEANVPDAKGTALIVINSVCGCAAGQCRPGVAQALQNEKIPNHLFTVFAGQDKEATAKAREYLAPYPPSSPSIALMKDGELVHFIERHQIENRSAADIAADLTEAFDKYCG; this is encoded by the coding sequence ATGTCGATGTCATTCGAGAGATATATGATGGATATGATTCAACCCATGCGTGACGATCTTACTAAGCTGGGTATTCAAGAGCTGCGCACGCCCGAAGAGGTGGAAGCGAACGTGCCGGACGCCAAGGGTACTGCTCTGATCGTTATTAATTCCGTATGCGGCTGCGCTGCGGGCCAATGCCGTCCTGGCGTTGCTCAGGCTCTCCAGAACGAGAAAATTCCTAACCATCTGTTCACGGTGTTCGCCGGTCAAGACAAGGAAGCAACGGCGAAGGCTCGCGAATATTTGGCCCCGTACCCGCCGTCCTCCCCTTCCATCGCACTGATGAAGGATGGCGAGCTGGTGCACTTCATCGAACGCCATCAAATCGAGAATCGTTCCGCAGCGGACATCGCGGCTGATCTGACAGAAGCCTTCGATAAGTATTGCGGTTAA